In the Haliaeetus albicilla chromosome 7, bHalAlb1.1, whole genome shotgun sequence genome, one interval contains:
- the PLEK gene encoding pleckstrin, with protein MEREPMRIREGYLVKKGSMFNTWKPMWVVLLEDGIEFYKRKADNSPKGMVPLKGSSINSPCHDFGKRMFVFKLTAAKQQDHFFQAAYLEERDAWVRDIKKAIHCIDGGQRFARKSTRRSIRLPETINLSALYLSMKDPEKGIKELKLEKDKKVFNHCFTGTCVIDWLVSSNSIRNRKEGLMLASSLLSEGYLQPAGDTSKAAAEGLSDTPFLDLSDAYYYFPDSGFFCEGNSSDDDVVLKEEFRGIVVKQGCLLKQGHRRKNWKVRKFVLREDPAYLHYYDPAGGEEPLGAIHLRGCVVTAVEDMPDSKKYDVDNILFEIITANETHYYLQAASSAERTEWIKAIQAVARTGK; from the exons ATGGAGCGAGAACCAATGCGCATAAGGGAGGGCTACTTGGTTAAGAAG GGCAGCATGTTTAATACCTGGAAGCCAATGTGGGTTGTGCTTTTAGAAGATGGAATTGAATTCTACAAGCGGAAGGCTGACAACAGCCCCAAAGGGATGGTCCCACTAAAAGGAAGCTCTATTAACAGCCCATGCCATGATTTTGGCAAAAGAATG TTTGTCTTCAAGCTCACTGCAGCCAAGCAGCAGGACCACTTTTTTCAAGCTGCCTACCTGGAGGAGAGAGATGCCTGGGTACGGGATATCAAGAAAGCAATTCATTGCATAGATGGAGGCCAAAGGTTTGCCAGAAAATCCACAAGAAGGTCTATCAGACTGCCTGAAACAATCAACCTGAG TGCTTTGTACCTCTCAATGAAAGATCCTGAAAAGGGAATAAAGGAGTTGAAActggaaaaagataaaaaagtgTTCAATCACTGCTTTACAG GCACCTGTGTGATTGACTGGCTGGTGTCCAGCAACTCCATCCGAAATCGCAAAGAAGGTCTCATGCTTGCCTCCTCGCTCTTGAGTGAAGGCTACCTACAGCCTGCAGGGGATACATCCAAGGCTGCTGCCGAGGGCCTGTCAGACACCCCCTTCTTAGATCTCAGCGATGCTTACTATTACTTT CCAGACAGTGGGTTTTTCTGCGAGGGAAATTCTAGTGATGATGATGTGGTCCTGAAAGAAGAATTCAGAGGCATAGTAGTCAAACAAGGATGTTTGCTGAAACAG GGACATCGGAGGAAGAACTGGAAAGTGAGAAAGTTTGTTTTAAGAGAGGACCCTGCTTATCTTCACTACTATGATCCTGCTGGA GGAGAAGAACCACTAGGAGCAATTCACTTGAGAGGCTGCGTGGTGACAGCAGTGGAAGATATGCCAGACT CCAAGAAGTATGATGTTGACAACATCCTCTTTGAAATCATCACAGCAAATGAAACCCACTATTACTTGCAAGCAGCTTCATCTGCAGAGCGTACAGAGTGGATCAAAGCAATTCAGGCAGTTGCTAGGACTGGAAAATGA